One Deltaproteobacteria bacterium DNA window includes the following coding sequences:
- a CDS encoding glycosyltransferase family 4 protein yields the protein MITVLHLRSGSGLYGADRALLALAPATRAPFQAIVGALGPDEESALVDEAMKRGLDAQRFTFDRRLDLACARRIARFIHWASVDLVHAHDFKSLALGLRAARREGVPVVATYHGDTAAGLKLRAYEAYGRLLGNRTRGVVAPSRSLQQRLSRWVKTAPVELIPNGLDDLAPPGESERRAARHALKLDAQAPVLACIGRLSPEKGQRTLIEALSKLKQPPLTLFAGDGPLRDELAQLAGTLPVRLLGFVSNTRQLYAAADVIVMPSLREASPLVALEAGLHRRPLIATRVGDLEQLFGPEANALIEPGEVDDLARELERLFSDPKLREARAAQLHEAVHARHDAKAMAEAYARVYVRALGTRESLAPDLELHRATRDAIG from the coding sequence GTGATCACGGTCTTGCACTTGCGGTCGGGGAGCGGCCTGTACGGCGCGGATCGGGCGCTGCTCGCGCTGGCCCCTGCGACGAGAGCGCCGTTTCAAGCCATCGTGGGCGCGCTCGGGCCCGACGAGGAGTCCGCGCTCGTCGACGAGGCCATGAAGCGCGGGCTCGACGCGCAGCGGTTCACGTTCGATCGCCGCCTGGATCTCGCGTGTGCGCGGCGCATCGCGCGGTTCATTCACTGGGCAAGCGTGGATCTCGTTCACGCGCACGACTTCAAGAGCCTCGCGCTCGGGCTGCGGGCCGCCCGACGCGAGGGCGTTCCAGTCGTCGCGACGTACCACGGCGACACCGCTGCTGGACTCAAGCTGCGCGCGTACGAAGCGTACGGGCGGCTTCTCGGAAACCGCACGCGAGGCGTCGTGGCGCCGTCGCGCAGTCTGCAGCAGCGGCTTTCACGCTGGGTGAAGACGGCGCCGGTCGAGCTCATTCCGAATGGCTTGGATGACCTTGCGCCGCCGGGTGAGTCCGAACGCCGAGCCGCGCGGCACGCGCTCAAGCTCGATGCCCAGGCGCCGGTGCTCGCGTGCATCGGACGGCTCTCGCCGGAGAAGGGCCAGCGCACGCTGATCGAAGCGCTGTCGAAGCTGAAGCAGCCGCCGCTGACGCTCTTCGCCGGTGATGGTCCGCTTCGTGACGAGCTCGCGCAGCTCGCGGGCACCCTGCCCGTTCGGCTTCTCGGCTTCGTGTCGAACACGCGGCAGCTCTACGCGGCAGCCGACGTGATCGTGATGCCGTCGCTGCGAGAGGCGTCGCCGCTGGTGGCGCTCGAGGCGGGACTGCATCGTCGTCCGTTGATCGCCACGCGGGTGGGCGATCTCGAGCAGCTCTTCGGTCCGGAGGCGAACGCGCTCATCGAGCCGGGCGAAGTGGACGACCTGGCGCGCGAGCTCGAGCGGCTCTTTTCGGATCCCAAGCTGCGCGAGGCACGCGCAGCCCAGCTGCACGAGGCCGTCCACGCGCGGCACGACGCCAAGGCCATGGCCGAGGCCTACGCGCGCGTGTACGTGCGCGCGCTGGGCACGCGCGAGTCGCTCGCGCCGGACCTCGAGCTCCACCGCGCCACGCGCGACGCCATCGGCTAG
- a CDS encoding glycosyltransferase family 4 protein, whose product MTRERPLRIAHLIYGWTLGGLEQLVVQLCVEGRAAGLESLIISFGPDGPMRAAAGARGVPTRWIPSAGMRPSMLGEVHQALSTFDADVLHAHDLGPLLNGAAVCALRPGKPLVATFHQLESPTGAMRLAARAAAMRANALVACGSEVRTMLDTWLPGHPRVITIGNGVHLPPPPSEASRAHARERLGLPHDAIVVGYLGRMAEVKGPDLLLQAFLAAFANRAEVHLALVGPGPMEGILRAQAKGHANVHVLGAIVDARELLPGFDLYAQTSLTEGRSLAMLEAMAVGLPTIAHDLPGVREIHTASTARLVPLRHAEKLQHALTELVGDASLRARLGEAAMNASQRFDFNTTLCAYADLYRALALRAPLPSEVHA is encoded by the coding sequence ATGACACGCGAACGGCCCCTCCGCATCGCGCACCTCATCTACGGCTGGACGCTGGGCGGGCTGGAACAGCTCGTGGTGCAGCTCTGCGTCGAGGGGCGCGCCGCAGGTCTCGAGTCGCTCATCATCTCCTTCGGTCCCGACGGCCCGATGCGTGCGGCCGCGGGTGCGCGCGGCGTGCCCACGCGATGGATTCCGAGCGCGGGGATGCGGCCGTCGATGCTGGGCGAGGTGCACCAGGCGCTCTCGACCTTCGACGCCGACGTGCTCCACGCCCACGATCTCGGGCCGCTGCTCAACGGCGCCGCCGTGTGCGCGCTGCGACCGGGGAAGCCGCTGGTGGCCACGTTTCACCAGCTGGAGTCGCCCACGGGCGCGATGCGGCTCGCCGCGCGCGCTGCGGCCATGCGTGCGAATGCGCTCGTGGCGTGCGGCTCGGAGGTGCGCACGATGCTCGACACCTGGCTGCCCGGACATCCGCGCGTCATCACCATCGGCAATGGCGTTCACCTCCCGCCGCCGCCGAGCGAGGCCTCGCGGGCGCACGCGCGCGAGCGACTCGGCCTTCCGCACGACGCCATCGTCGTCGGCTACCTCGGGCGGATGGCGGAAGTGAAAGGGCCCGATCTCCTGCTGCAGGCGTTCCTGGCTGCATTCGCGAATCGTGCGGAGGTGCACCTGGCGCTCGTCGGTCCCGGGCCGATGGAAGGCATCTTGCGCGCGCAGGCGAAGGGCCACGCGAACGTGCATGTCCTCGGCGCGATCGTGGATGCGCGCGAGCTGCTGCCGGGCTTCGACCTCTACGCGCAGACCTCGCTCACCGAAGGACGCTCGCTGGCGATGCTCGAGGCGATGGCCGTCGGGCTGCCGACGATCGCCCATGACCTGCCCGGCGTTCGCGAGATTCACACCGCGTCGACGGCGCGGCTCGTGCCGTTGCGCCATGCGGAGAAGCTGCAGCACGCGTTGACGGAGCTCGTCGGCGACGCTTCGCTTCGCGCGCGGCTCGGCGAGGCCGCGATGAACGCCAGCCAGCGCTTCGACTTCAACACGACGCTCTGCGCCTACGCCGATCTCTATCGCGCGCTCGCGTTGCGCGCGCCGTTGCCCAGCGAGGTGCACGCGTGA